From the genome of Denticeps clupeoides chromosome 4, fDenClu1.1, whole genome shotgun sequence, one region includes:
- the fam189b gene encoding protein FAM189B isoform X3 — translation MPSPSDSSSVLSMSGSRALSGGRRVVSGRGSTRLLLYLGLCHLGLGAMVLAFSFTSLAFTSSPKVVASGVVGVISWRRPLTLVVSLFMLLSAVCVILSLAGSMPSCQTAQMVKSHFCQSRNGVCECCDPSKTCPPLDEEQLVLYRHTECDTVRHQLKDLLFSACGLSILSTIICTLSTVTCSLHIFSLDLLHLLAPHHSRSVNPECTTPQDAFLTNMLDFEEFVPPIPPPPYYPPEYTCSSETDAQSITYNGSMESPVPLYPTDCPPPYEAVMGHRAASEATVFDTHNTDLSGERGTSTAFSGEVSMDSGSLLMSEIVDIPDDSSPSEDSCLLEVGVGVARRRGTSESGEGGEYISFRSPTLYPTEGPTTSQPQSCFRGERSNSCSSPSTYNTSTYRSPVLCRQALLASSCSQLEQLGGAVRSQPHLATREIHTQTVPFHQVPPVAVAEIAAPVLHAGAAAVPTARLLHRKGCSQVGGSFPLMRSHSEPGLRSADASELADSAGSKGGSEESHTGAGPTSETCVIPCSSLPLPVSLLRKGSAKASPGHVPFKPPPGTPLHMPKDCARSLTDLKVTRVLVARFLHRSRRSLVPSEHSGGCSQGTKRRGGDSSLPLEQVLRYPWGASRGQQHQQHVHHHRCSHHHSHSDSRHDTHWHDNVVHAEGIHLRSCGDLNSSSAASLHRLHPQTKRSSGALYSESAL, via the exons ATGCCCTCTCCGTCGGATTCCAGCAGCGTGCTGTCCATGTCCGGCTCCAGGGCCTTGTCCGGGGGCCGCCGGGTGGTGTCCGGGCGGGGGAGCACGCGGCTGCTGCTGTACCTGGGCCTGTGCCACCTCGGCCTGGGCGCCATGGTGCTGGCTTTCAGCTTCACCAGCCTGGCCTTCACCTCCTCTCCAAAG GTCGTGGCGTCAGGAGTTGTGGGGGTGATTTCCTGGCGGAGGCCTTTGActctggtg GTGTCTCTCTTTATGCTCCTGTCAGCGGTGTGTGTGATTCTGAGTCTGGCTGGCTCTATGCCCTCCTGCCAGACTGCCCAGATGGTCAAATCTCACTTCTGTCAG TCAAGGAAcggggtgtgtgagtgttgtgaCCCAAGCAAGACATGCCCCCCACTGGATGAGGAACAGTTGGTGCTTTACCGCCACACTGAATGTGACACCGTGAGACACcagctgaag GACCTGCTGTTCAGTGCCTGTGGTCTCAGCATTCTCTCCACCATCATCTGCACTCTGTCTACGGTTACCTGCAGCCTTCACATATTTTCTCTTGACCTCCTGCATTTG CTGGCACCTCATCACTCTCGCTCTGTCAACCCAGAATGCACCACTCCTCAAGACGCCTTTCTAACTAACATGTTGGACTTCGAGGAGTTTGTCCCACCCATCCCGCCACCTCCCTACTACCCCCCAGAGTACACCTGCAGCTCAGAGACCGACGCTCAGAG CATCACATATAACGGCTCAATGGAGAGTCCAGTGCCGCTGTACCCCACCGACTGCCCGCCTCCCTACGAGGCAGTGATGGGCCACAGAGCTGCCAGTGAG GCCACAGTGTTTGATACTCACAACACTGACCTTTCTGGTGAGAGGGGCACCTCTACTGCTTTCAGTGGAGAGG TATCGATGGACAGTGGTTCTCTTTTGATGTCAGAAATAGTGGACATCCCAGATGACAGCTCACCTTCTGAGGACTCTTGCCTCCTTGAGGTGGGGGTGGGCGTGGCACGCAGGAGGGGAACCAGTGAAAGCGGTGAAGGGGGAGAGTACATCAGCTTCCGCAGCCCCACCCTCTACCCCACAGAGGGTCCAACAACTTCCCAGCCCCAAAGCTGCTTCCGAGGGGAGAGGTCGAATTCCTGCTCCTCCCCAAGCACCTACAACACCTCCACCTACAG GTCTCCAGTGTTGTGTAGACAGGCACTGTTGGCCAGTAGCTGCTCCCAGCTGGAGCAGTTAGGTGGAGCTGTTAGGTCCCAACCACATCTAGCCACCCGTGAAATCCATACCCAAACTGTTCCATTTCACCAAGTACCTCCAGTTGCTGTTGCTGAAATCGCGGCGCCTGTCCTCCATGCCGGTGCTGCTGCAGTGCCCACAGCACGTTTGTTGCACAGAAAGGGATGCAGCCAAGTAGGGGGTTCCTTTCCATTGATGAGGTCACACAGCGAGCCTGGACTCAGGTCTGCTGATGCAA GTGAACTAGCAGATTCTGCTGGCAGTAAAGGTGGGAGTGAGGAGTCTCACACAGGAGCAG gcCCAACCTCTGAAACATGTGTGATACCATGCAGTTCTTtgcctctccctgtctctctcctgaGGAAAGGCAGTGCAAAAGCCAGTCCTGGGCATGTGCCTTTCAAACCACCACCAGGGACGCCATTGCACATGCCAAAAGACTGCGCTCGCTCCCTCACAGACCTCAAG GTGACACGGGTTCTAGTGGCACGCTTCTTGCACCGCTCTAGGCGGAGCCTGGTTCCCTCAGAACATTCAGGAGGCTGTAGCCAGGGGACAAAGAGACGGGGGGGTGACAGCAGTCTACCACTggaacag gtgcTACGTTACCCCTGGGgtgccagcagggggcagcaacaccagcagcatgtCCACCATCATCGTTGTAGTCATCATCACTCCCATAGCGACAGTCGTCATGATACCCACTGGCATGACAATGTTGTACACGCAGAGGGCATCCACCTACGGAGCTGTGGAGACCTGAACTCCTCCTCTGCTGCATCGCTTCACAGGCTACACCCACAAACCAAAAGATCATCCGGAGCTCTTTACTCAGAGTCTGCTCTGTAG
- the fam189b gene encoding protein FAM189B isoform X2: MPSPSDSSSVLSMSGSRALSGGRRVVSGRGSTRLLLYLGLCHLGLGAMVLAFSFTSLAFTSSPKVRHPSPFWAGFFVVASGVVGVISWRRPLTLVVSLFMLLSAVCVILSLAGSMPSCQTAQMVKSHFCQSRNGVCECCDPSKTCPPLDEEQLVLYRHTECDTVRHQLKDLLFSACGLSILSTIICTLSTVTCSLHIFSLDLLHLLAPHHSRSVNPECTTPQDAFLTNMLDFEEFVPPIPPPPYYPPEYTCSSETDAQSITYNGSMESPVPLYPTDCPPPYEAVMGHRAASEATVFDTHNTDLSGERGTSTAFSGEEIVDIPDDSSPSEDSCLLEVGVGVARRRGTSESGEGGEYISFRSPTLYPTEGPTTSQPQSCFRGERSNSCSSPSTYNTSTYRSPVLCRQALLASSCSQLEQLGGAVRSQPHLATREIHTQTVPFHQVPPVAVAEIAAPVLHAGAAAVPTARLLHRKGCSQVGGSFPLMRSHSEPGLRSADASELADSAGSKGGSEESHTGAGPTSETCVIPCSSLPLPVSLLRKGSAKASPGHVPFKPPPGTPLHMPKDCARSLTDLKVTRVLVARFLHRSRRSLVPSEHSGGCSQGTKRRGGDSSLPLEQVLRYPWGASRGQQHQQHVHHHRCSHHHSHSDSRHDTHWHDNVVHAEGIHLRSCGDLNSSSAASLHRLHPQTKRSSGALYSESAL; encoded by the exons ATGCCCTCTCCGTCGGATTCCAGCAGCGTGCTGTCCATGTCCGGCTCCAGGGCCTTGTCCGGGGGCCGCCGGGTGGTGTCCGGGCGGGGGAGCACGCGGCTGCTGCTGTACCTGGGCCTGTGCCACCTCGGCCTGGGCGCCATGGTGCTGGCTTTCAGCTTCACCAGCCTGGCCTTCACCTCCTCTCCAAAGGTCCGCCACCCCTCCCCGTTCTGGGCAGGTTTCTTC GTCGTGGCGTCAGGAGTTGTGGGGGTGATTTCCTGGCGGAGGCCTTTGActctggtg GTGTCTCTCTTTATGCTCCTGTCAGCGGTGTGTGTGATTCTGAGTCTGGCTGGCTCTATGCCCTCCTGCCAGACTGCCCAGATGGTCAAATCTCACTTCTGTCAG TCAAGGAAcggggtgtgtgagtgttgtgaCCCAAGCAAGACATGCCCCCCACTGGATGAGGAACAGTTGGTGCTTTACCGCCACACTGAATGTGACACCGTGAGACACcagctgaag GACCTGCTGTTCAGTGCCTGTGGTCTCAGCATTCTCTCCACCATCATCTGCACTCTGTCTACGGTTACCTGCAGCCTTCACATATTTTCTCTTGACCTCCTGCATTTG CTGGCACCTCATCACTCTCGCTCTGTCAACCCAGAATGCACCACTCCTCAAGACGCCTTTCTAACTAACATGTTGGACTTCGAGGAGTTTGTCCCACCCATCCCGCCACCTCCCTACTACCCCCCAGAGTACACCTGCAGCTCAGAGACCGACGCTCAGAG CATCACATATAACGGCTCAATGGAGAGTCCAGTGCCGCTGTACCCCACCGACTGCCCGCCTCCCTACGAGGCAGTGATGGGCCACAGAGCTGCCAGTGAG GCCACAGTGTTTGATACTCACAACACTGACCTTTCTGGTGAGAGGGGCACCTCTACTGCTTTCAGTGGAGAGG AAATAGTGGACATCCCAGATGACAGCTCACCTTCTGAGGACTCTTGCCTCCTTGAGGTGGGGGTGGGCGTGGCACGCAGGAGGGGAACCAGTGAAAGCGGTGAAGGGGGAGAGTACATCAGCTTCCGCAGCCCCACCCTCTACCCCACAGAGGGTCCAACAACTTCCCAGCCCCAAAGCTGCTTCCGAGGGGAGAGGTCGAATTCCTGCTCCTCCCCAAGCACCTACAACACCTCCACCTACAG GTCTCCAGTGTTGTGTAGACAGGCACTGTTGGCCAGTAGCTGCTCCCAGCTGGAGCAGTTAGGTGGAGCTGTTAGGTCCCAACCACATCTAGCCACCCGTGAAATCCATACCCAAACTGTTCCATTTCACCAAGTACCTCCAGTTGCTGTTGCTGAAATCGCGGCGCCTGTCCTCCATGCCGGTGCTGCTGCAGTGCCCACAGCACGTTTGTTGCACAGAAAGGGATGCAGCCAAGTAGGGGGTTCCTTTCCATTGATGAGGTCACACAGCGAGCCTGGACTCAGGTCTGCTGATGCAA GTGAACTAGCAGATTCTGCTGGCAGTAAAGGTGGGAGTGAGGAGTCTCACACAGGAGCAG gcCCAACCTCTGAAACATGTGTGATACCATGCAGTTCTTtgcctctccctgtctctctcctgaGGAAAGGCAGTGCAAAAGCCAGTCCTGGGCATGTGCCTTTCAAACCACCACCAGGGACGCCATTGCACATGCCAAAAGACTGCGCTCGCTCCCTCACAGACCTCAAG GTGACACGGGTTCTAGTGGCACGCTTCTTGCACCGCTCTAGGCGGAGCCTGGTTCCCTCAGAACATTCAGGAGGCTGTAGCCAGGGGACAAAGAGACGGGGGGGTGACAGCAGTCTACCACTggaacag gtgcTACGTTACCCCTGGGgtgccagcagggggcagcaacaccagcagcatgtCCACCATCATCGTTGTAGTCATCATCACTCCCATAGCGACAGTCGTCATGATACCCACTGGCATGACAATGTTGTACACGCAGAGGGCATCCACCTACGGAGCTGTGGAGACCTGAACTCCTCCTCTGCTGCATCGCTTCACAGGCTACACCCACAAACCAAAAGATCATCCGGAGCTCTTTACTCAGAGTCTGCTCTGTAG
- the fam189b gene encoding protein FAM189B isoform X1 → MPSPSDSSSVLSMSGSRALSGGRRVVSGRGSTRLLLYLGLCHLGLGAMVLAFSFTSLAFTSSPKVRHPSPFWAGFFVVASGVVGVISWRRPLTLVVSLFMLLSAVCVILSLAGSMPSCQTAQMVKSHFCQSRNGVCECCDPSKTCPPLDEEQLVLYRHTECDTVRHQLKDLLFSACGLSILSTIICTLSTVTCSLHIFSLDLLHLLAPHHSRSVNPECTTPQDAFLTNMLDFEEFVPPIPPPPYYPPEYTCSSETDAQSITYNGSMESPVPLYPTDCPPPYEAVMGHRAASEATVFDTHNTDLSGERGTSTAFSGEVSMDSGSLLMSEIVDIPDDSSPSEDSCLLEVGVGVARRRGTSESGEGGEYISFRSPTLYPTEGPTTSQPQSCFRGERSNSCSSPSTYNTSTYRSPVLCRQALLASSCSQLEQLGGAVRSQPHLATREIHTQTVPFHQVPPVAVAEIAAPVLHAGAAAVPTARLLHRKGCSQVGGSFPLMRSHSEPGLRSADASELADSAGSKGGSEESHTGAGPTSETCVIPCSSLPLPVSLLRKGSAKASPGHVPFKPPPGTPLHMPKDCARSLTDLKVTRVLVARFLHRSRRSLVPSEHSGGCSQGTKRRGGDSSLPLEQVLRYPWGASRGQQHQQHVHHHRCSHHHSHSDSRHDTHWHDNVVHAEGIHLRSCGDLNSSSAASLHRLHPQTKRSSGALYSESAL, encoded by the exons ATGCCCTCTCCGTCGGATTCCAGCAGCGTGCTGTCCATGTCCGGCTCCAGGGCCTTGTCCGGGGGCCGCCGGGTGGTGTCCGGGCGGGGGAGCACGCGGCTGCTGCTGTACCTGGGCCTGTGCCACCTCGGCCTGGGCGCCATGGTGCTGGCTTTCAGCTTCACCAGCCTGGCCTTCACCTCCTCTCCAAAGGTCCGCCACCCCTCCCCGTTCTGGGCAGGTTTCTTC GTCGTGGCGTCAGGAGTTGTGGGGGTGATTTCCTGGCGGAGGCCTTTGActctggtg GTGTCTCTCTTTATGCTCCTGTCAGCGGTGTGTGTGATTCTGAGTCTGGCTGGCTCTATGCCCTCCTGCCAGACTGCCCAGATGGTCAAATCTCACTTCTGTCAG TCAAGGAAcggggtgtgtgagtgttgtgaCCCAAGCAAGACATGCCCCCCACTGGATGAGGAACAGTTGGTGCTTTACCGCCACACTGAATGTGACACCGTGAGACACcagctgaag GACCTGCTGTTCAGTGCCTGTGGTCTCAGCATTCTCTCCACCATCATCTGCACTCTGTCTACGGTTACCTGCAGCCTTCACATATTTTCTCTTGACCTCCTGCATTTG CTGGCACCTCATCACTCTCGCTCTGTCAACCCAGAATGCACCACTCCTCAAGACGCCTTTCTAACTAACATGTTGGACTTCGAGGAGTTTGTCCCACCCATCCCGCCACCTCCCTACTACCCCCCAGAGTACACCTGCAGCTCAGAGACCGACGCTCAGAG CATCACATATAACGGCTCAATGGAGAGTCCAGTGCCGCTGTACCCCACCGACTGCCCGCCTCCCTACGAGGCAGTGATGGGCCACAGAGCTGCCAGTGAG GCCACAGTGTTTGATACTCACAACACTGACCTTTCTGGTGAGAGGGGCACCTCTACTGCTTTCAGTGGAGAGG TATCGATGGACAGTGGTTCTCTTTTGATGTCAGAAATAGTGGACATCCCAGATGACAGCTCACCTTCTGAGGACTCTTGCCTCCTTGAGGTGGGGGTGGGCGTGGCACGCAGGAGGGGAACCAGTGAAAGCGGTGAAGGGGGAGAGTACATCAGCTTCCGCAGCCCCACCCTCTACCCCACAGAGGGTCCAACAACTTCCCAGCCCCAAAGCTGCTTCCGAGGGGAGAGGTCGAATTCCTGCTCCTCCCCAAGCACCTACAACACCTCCACCTACAG GTCTCCAGTGTTGTGTAGACAGGCACTGTTGGCCAGTAGCTGCTCCCAGCTGGAGCAGTTAGGTGGAGCTGTTAGGTCCCAACCACATCTAGCCACCCGTGAAATCCATACCCAAACTGTTCCATTTCACCAAGTACCTCCAGTTGCTGTTGCTGAAATCGCGGCGCCTGTCCTCCATGCCGGTGCTGCTGCAGTGCCCACAGCACGTTTGTTGCACAGAAAGGGATGCAGCCAAGTAGGGGGTTCCTTTCCATTGATGAGGTCACACAGCGAGCCTGGACTCAGGTCTGCTGATGCAA GTGAACTAGCAGATTCTGCTGGCAGTAAAGGTGGGAGTGAGGAGTCTCACACAGGAGCAG gcCCAACCTCTGAAACATGTGTGATACCATGCAGTTCTTtgcctctccctgtctctctcctgaGGAAAGGCAGTGCAAAAGCCAGTCCTGGGCATGTGCCTTTCAAACCACCACCAGGGACGCCATTGCACATGCCAAAAGACTGCGCTCGCTCCCTCACAGACCTCAAG GTGACACGGGTTCTAGTGGCACGCTTCTTGCACCGCTCTAGGCGGAGCCTGGTTCCCTCAGAACATTCAGGAGGCTGTAGCCAGGGGACAAAGAGACGGGGGGGTGACAGCAGTCTACCACTggaacag gtgcTACGTTACCCCTGGGgtgccagcagggggcagcaacaccagcagcatgtCCACCATCATCGTTGTAGTCATCATCACTCCCATAGCGACAGTCGTCATGATACCCACTGGCATGACAATGTTGTACACGCAGAGGGCATCCACCTACGGAGCTGTGGAGACCTGAACTCCTCCTCTGCTGCATCGCTTCACAGGCTACACCCACAAACCAAAAGATCATCCGGAGCTCTTTACTCAGAGTCTGCTCTGTAG